A genomic stretch from Microtus pennsylvanicus isolate mMicPen1 chromosome 11, mMicPen1.hap1, whole genome shotgun sequence includes:
- the Epn3 gene encoding epsin-3 isoform X2 — MTTSALRRQVKNIVHNYSEAEVKVREATSNDPWGPPSSLMSEIADLTFNTVAFAEIMGMLWRRLNDSGKNWRHVYKALTLLDYLLKTGSERVAHQCRENLYTIQTLKDFQYIDRDGKDQGVNVREKVKQVMALLKDEERLRQERTHALKTKERMALEGMGIGSGQLGFSRRSRGSPSSYTSASSSPRYASDLEQARPQTSGEEELQLQLALAMSREEAEKGVRSWKEDDSPVANGAEPAGHRRRDREPGREERKEEEKLKTSQSSILDLADIFAPAPALPSTHCSADPWDIPGLRPNTEPSGSSWGPSADPWSPVPSGHALSQSQPWDLLPTLSSSEPWGRTPVPPAGSPMADPWAPSSPNRKLPSTGTDPWGASLETSDASALGGASSFDPFAKPVESTEPKESLDGAQALALGKSSSPVELDPFGDTSPSCKQNGMKDSEALDLGVLGEALQSGKEVRPCRTPESFLGPSASSLVNLDSLVKTPLAARTRNPFLTGLGAPSPTNPFGAGEQGRPTLNQMRTGSPALGLPMGPVGAPLGSMTYSASLPLPLSSVPVGATLPASISVFPQAGAFAPPPATLPQPLLPTSGPAGPLPPQAGTNPFL, encoded by the exons ATGACAACCTCTGCGCTCCGCCGCCAGGTGAAGAACATTGTTCACAACTACTCAGAGGCTGAGGTCAAGGTGCGCGAGGCCACCAGCAATGACCCCTGGGGCCCACCCAGTTCCCTTATGTCAGAGATTGCTGACCTGACCTTCAACACAGTGGCCTTTGCTGAGATCATGGGCATGCTGTGGCGGAGGCTCAATGACAGCGGTAAGAACTGGCGACATGTATACAAGGCTTTGACACTGCTGGACTACCTGCTCAAGACGGGCTCGGAGCGTGTGGCCCACCAATGCCGTGAGAACCTCTACACCATCCAGACACTCAAGGACTTCCAGTACATTGACCGTGATGGCAAGGACCAAGGCGTCAACGTTCGGGAGAAGGTCAAGCAGGTGATGGCTCTGCTCAAAGACGAGGAGCGCCTGCGGCAAGAGCGAACCCACGCTCTCAAGACCAAAGAGAGAATGGCCCTGGAAGGCATGGGCATTGGCAGCGGGCAGCTGGGCTTCAGCCGAAGATCTCGgggctccccctcctcctacaccT CTGCGTCCTCATCCCCGCGCTATGCCTCAGACCTGGAGCAGGCACGGCCCCAGACGTCTGGAGAAGaagagctgcagctgcagctggccTTGGCCATGAGCCGTGAGGAGGCTGAAAAG GGGGTGAGGTCCTGGAAGGAAGATGACTCTCCAGTGGCGAATGGAGCAGAACCTGCTGGCCATCGGCGGCGGGACAGAGAgcctgggagagaagagagaaaggaggaggagaagctgaaAACTAGTCAG tCCTCCATCCTGGACTTGGCGGACATCTTCGCACCTGCCCCagccctgccttccacacactgCTCTGCTGACCCATGGGACATCCCAG gtctCAGGCCGAACACTGAGCCAAGTGGCTCTTCCTGGGGACCTTCGGCAGATCCCTGGTCTCCAGTTCCCTCTGGACATGCCCTGTCCCAAAGCCAGCCTTGGGATTTGCTTCCTACTCTTTCCTCTTCCGAGCCCTGGGGCAGGACCCCAGTGCCGCCTGCCGGATCCCCCATGGCAGACCCCTGGGCACCAAGCTCCCCCAACCGCaaactccccagcactggaacaGACCCTTGGGGGGCCTCTCTGGAGACTTCTGACGCCTCTG CTCTAGGTGGTGCCTCGTCCTTCGACCCATTTGCCAAACCTGTAGAATCCACAGAGCCGAAGGAGAGCCTGGACGGTGCCCAGGCCCTCGCCCTGGGGAAGTCTAGCAGTCCTGTGG AACTAGACCCATTTGGAGACACCAGTCCCAGTTGCAAGCAAAATGGCATGAAGGACTCTGAAGCCCTTGACCTGGGTGTTCTAGGGGAGGCGCTACAGTCAGGAAAGGAGGTGCGCCCCTGCCGGACTCCGGAGTCCTTCCTGGGCCCCTCCGCCTCTTCTTTGGTCAACCTGGACTCACTAGTCAAGACACCCCTGGCTGCAAGGACCCGGAACCCCTTTCTGACAG GTCTGGGTGCTCCGTCCCCTACTAACCCGTTTGGCGCGGGCGAGCAGGGCAGGCCGACCCTGAACCAGATGCGCACTGGCTCGCCCGCGCTGGGTCTGCCGATGGGACCCGTCGGGGCGCCCTTGGGCTCCATGACCTACAGCGCCTCCCTGCCCCTCCCGCTCAGTAGCGTGCCGGTCGGAGCGACCCTCCCCGCCTCGATCAGCGTCTTCCCGCAAGCGGGGGCCTTCGCCCCGCCGCCCGCGACCCTGCCTCAGCCGCTGCTGCCCACGTCCGGCCCGGCGGGACCTCTGCCCCCGCAGGCTGGCACCAATCCCTTCCTTTGA
- the Epn3 gene encoding epsin-3 isoform X1, whose product MTTSALRRQVKNIVHNYSEAEVKVREATSNDPWGPPSSLMSEIADLTFNTVAFAEIMGMLWRRLNDSGKNWRHVYKALTLLDYLLKTGSERVAHQCRENLYTIQTLKDFQYIDRDGKDQGVNVREKVKQVMALLKDEERLRQERTHALKTKERMALEGMGIGSGQLGFSRRSRGSPSSYTSASSSPRYASDLEQARPQTSGEEELQLQLALAMSREEAEKPVPPASHRDEDLQLQLALSLSRQEHEKGVRSWKEDDSPVANGAEPAGHRRRDREPGREERKEEEKLKTSQSSILDLADIFAPAPALPSTHCSADPWDIPGLRPNTEPSGSSWGPSADPWSPVPSGHALSQSQPWDLLPTLSSSEPWGRTPVPPAGSPMADPWAPSSPNRKLPSTGTDPWGASLETSDASALGGASSFDPFAKPVESTEPKESLDGAQALALGKSSSPVELDPFGDTSPSCKQNGMKDSEALDLGVLGEALQSGKEVRPCRTPESFLGPSASSLVNLDSLVKTPLAARTRNPFLTGLGAPSPTNPFGAGEQGRPTLNQMRTGSPALGLPMGPVGAPLGSMTYSASLPLPLSSVPVGATLPASISVFPQAGAFAPPPATLPQPLLPTSGPAGPLPPQAGTNPFL is encoded by the exons ATGACAACCTCTGCGCTCCGCCGCCAGGTGAAGAACATTGTTCACAACTACTCAGAGGCTGAGGTCAAGGTGCGCGAGGCCACCAGCAATGACCCCTGGGGCCCACCCAGTTCCCTTATGTCAGAGATTGCTGACCTGACCTTCAACACAGTGGCCTTTGCTGAGATCATGGGCATGCTGTGGCGGAGGCTCAATGACAGCGGTAAGAACTGGCGACATGTATACAAGGCTTTGACACTGCTGGACTACCTGCTCAAGACGGGCTCGGAGCGTGTGGCCCACCAATGCCGTGAGAACCTCTACACCATCCAGACACTCAAGGACTTCCAGTACATTGACCGTGATGGCAAGGACCAAGGCGTCAACGTTCGGGAGAAGGTCAAGCAGGTGATGGCTCTGCTCAAAGACGAGGAGCGCCTGCGGCAAGAGCGAACCCACGCTCTCAAGACCAAAGAGAGAATGGCCCTGGAAGGCATGGGCATTGGCAGCGGGCAGCTGGGCTTCAGCCGAAGATCTCGgggctccccctcctcctacaccT CTGCGTCCTCATCCCCGCGCTATGCCTCAGACCTGGAGCAGGCACGGCCCCAGACGTCTGGAGAAGaagagctgcagctgcagctggccTTGGCCATGAGCCGTGAGGAGGCTGAAAAG ccagtccccccagcctcccacagGGATGAGGACCTTCAGCTGCAGCTGGCTCTGAGCCTGAGCCGGCAGGAGCATGAGAAG GGGGTGAGGTCCTGGAAGGAAGATGACTCTCCAGTGGCGAATGGAGCAGAACCTGCTGGCCATCGGCGGCGGGACAGAGAgcctgggagagaagagagaaaggaggaggagaagctgaaAACTAGTCAG tCCTCCATCCTGGACTTGGCGGACATCTTCGCACCTGCCCCagccctgccttccacacactgCTCTGCTGACCCATGGGACATCCCAG gtctCAGGCCGAACACTGAGCCAAGTGGCTCTTCCTGGGGACCTTCGGCAGATCCCTGGTCTCCAGTTCCCTCTGGACATGCCCTGTCCCAAAGCCAGCCTTGGGATTTGCTTCCTACTCTTTCCTCTTCCGAGCCCTGGGGCAGGACCCCAGTGCCGCCTGCCGGATCCCCCATGGCAGACCCCTGGGCACCAAGCTCCCCCAACCGCaaactccccagcactggaacaGACCCTTGGGGGGCCTCTCTGGAGACTTCTGACGCCTCTG CTCTAGGTGGTGCCTCGTCCTTCGACCCATTTGCCAAACCTGTAGAATCCACAGAGCCGAAGGAGAGCCTGGACGGTGCCCAGGCCCTCGCCCTGGGGAAGTCTAGCAGTCCTGTGG AACTAGACCCATTTGGAGACACCAGTCCCAGTTGCAAGCAAAATGGCATGAAGGACTCTGAAGCCCTTGACCTGGGTGTTCTAGGGGAGGCGCTACAGTCAGGAAAGGAGGTGCGCCCCTGCCGGACTCCGGAGTCCTTCCTGGGCCCCTCCGCCTCTTCTTTGGTCAACCTGGACTCACTAGTCAAGACACCCCTGGCTGCAAGGACCCGGAACCCCTTTCTGACAG GTCTGGGTGCTCCGTCCCCTACTAACCCGTTTGGCGCGGGCGAGCAGGGCAGGCCGACCCTGAACCAGATGCGCACTGGCTCGCCCGCGCTGGGTCTGCCGATGGGACCCGTCGGGGCGCCCTTGGGCTCCATGACCTACAGCGCCTCCCTGCCCCTCCCGCTCAGTAGCGTGCCGGTCGGAGCGACCCTCCCCGCCTCGATCAGCGTCTTCCCGCAAGCGGGGGCCTTCGCCCCGCCGCCCGCGACCCTGCCTCAGCCGCTGCTGCCCACGTCCGGCCCGGCGGGACCTCTGCCCCCGCAGGCTGGCACCAATCCCTTCCTTTGA